From one Streptomyces sp. CA-210063 genomic stretch:
- a CDS encoding transglycosylase family protein gives MAVRGRHRRYQPNRINRASLTVTAGGAGMALPLIGTGVAEAADVETWDKVAACESTNDWNINTGNGHYGGLQFTQSTWEAYGGTAFAARADLATKEQQIAIAEKVLDGQGPDAWPVCSERAGLTIEDVKPQTTPQSQAGKVEMYTIVRGDTLSEIADSQDVRGGWRKLYEANRRTIGSDPDVIIPGQRLSLSPTGEKKEQKKEPKKEQKKEQKKVQKEQKKVQKEQASEKRQESASLVAPVSASLGTPYRASGSSWSKGYHTGVDFPVATGSSVKSVAAGEVVTSGWGGSFGYQVVIRHADGRYSQYAHLSAISVKAGQSVSAGQRIGRSGSTGNSSGPHLHFEVRTGPGFGSDIDPIAYLRAGGVRI, from the coding sequence ATGGCCGTACGCGGTCGGCACCGGCGGTACCAACCGAACAGGATCAACCGAGCCTCACTCACCGTGACGGCGGGCGGTGCGGGGATGGCGCTCCCGCTGATCGGCACCGGGGTCGCGGAGGCGGCCGATGTCGAGACCTGGGACAAGGTCGCGGCCTGCGAGTCCACCAACGACTGGAACATCAACACCGGGAACGGCCACTACGGCGGTCTCCAGTTCACCCAGTCCACCTGGGAGGCCTACGGCGGCACGGCCTTCGCCGCCCGCGCGGACCTGGCCACCAAGGAACAGCAGATAGCGATAGCCGAGAAGGTCCTCGACGGGCAGGGCCCCGACGCCTGGCCCGTCTGCTCGGAGCGCGCGGGTCTCACGATCGAGGACGTGAAACCCCAGACCACGCCCCAGTCGCAAGCGGGCAAGGTCGAGATGTACACGATCGTCCGGGGCGACACCCTCTCCGAGATCGCCGACTCCCAGGACGTACGGGGCGGTTGGCGCAAGCTCTACGAGGCCAACCGCAGGACCATAGGCTCCGACCCGGACGTGATAATCCCCGGCCAGCGGCTGAGCCTGAGCCCGACGGGCGAGAAAAAGGAACAGAAGAAGGAACCGAAGAAAGAACAGAAAAAAGAACAGAAGAAGGTCCAGAAAGAACAGAAGAAGGTCCAGAAGGAGCAGGCATCCGAGAAGCGGCAGGAGTCGGCGTCCCTCGTCGCCCCCGTGAGCGCCTCCCTCGGCACGCCCTACCGCGCCTCCGGTTCCTCCTGGTCGAAGGGCTACCACACAGGCGTCGACTTCCCCGTGGCGACCGGCAGCTCGGTCAAGTCCGTGGCCGCCGGGGAGGTCGTCACCTCGGGCTGGGGCGGTTCCTTCGGCTACCAGGTGGTGATCCGGCACGCCGACGGCCGCTACTCGCAGTACGCCCATCTGTCGGCGATCTCCGTGAAGGCCGGCCAGAGCGTGAGTGCGGGCCAGCGCATCGGCCGCTCCGGCTCCACGGGCAACAGCTCGGGCCCGCATCTGCACTTCGAGGTGCGGACGGGGCCCGGCTTCGGCAGCGACATCGACCCGATCGCCTATCTGCGGGCGGGCGGGGTCCGGATCTGA
- the gndA gene encoding NADP-dependent phosphogluconate dehydrogenase: MSTSAQIGVTGLAVMGSNLARNFARNGYTVAVHNRSAAKTHALVKEHGHEGDFIAAESAKEFVQALERPRRLVVMVKAGGPTDAVIEEFAPLLEPGDMIIDGGNAHFADTRRREAALREQGIHFVGAGISGGEEGALNGPSIMPGGPAESYDSLGPMLEKISAKAADGAPCVTHVGPDGAGHFVKMVHNGIEYADMQLIGEAYQLLRDVAGYTPAQIAEIFRTWNTGRLDSYLIEITAEVLAHVDEATGKPFVDVVVDQAEQKGTGRWTVQIALDLGVPVSGIAEAVFARSLSGHAALREASRSLAGPKATPLSAAEAGAFADRVEQALYASKIVSYTQGFHEIDAARDEYDWNIDLGRVASIWRGGCIIRAAFLDRIRAAYDARPDLPSLLSDETFAQEIAAAQDDWREVLVAATRQGVPTPGFAAALAYYDALRAERLPAALTQGQRDFFGAHTYRRVDREGSFHTMWGQGRSEIEA; encoded by the coding sequence ATGAGCACTTCAGCCCAGATCGGCGTCACGGGCCTCGCGGTGATGGGGAGCAACCTCGCCCGCAACTTCGCGCGCAACGGCTATACGGTCGCCGTCCACAACCGCTCGGCGGCGAAGACCCACGCGCTGGTGAAGGAGCACGGACACGAGGGCGACTTCATCGCGGCCGAGAGCGCCAAGGAGTTCGTGCAGGCGCTCGAGCGGCCCCGGCGGCTGGTCGTCATGGTGAAGGCGGGCGGACCGACGGACGCGGTGATCGAGGAGTTCGCACCGCTCCTGGAGCCCGGCGACATGATCATCGACGGCGGCAACGCGCACTTCGCCGACACCCGCCGCCGTGAGGCCGCGCTGCGCGAGCAGGGCATCCACTTCGTCGGCGCGGGCATCTCCGGCGGTGAGGAGGGCGCGCTCAACGGACCCAGCATCATGCCGGGCGGCCCGGCCGAGTCGTACGACTCCCTCGGCCCGATGCTGGAGAAGATCTCCGCGAAGGCCGCCGACGGGGCGCCCTGCGTGACGCACGTCGGTCCGGACGGCGCCGGGCACTTCGTGAAGATGGTCCACAACGGCATCGAGTACGCCGACATGCAGCTGATCGGCGAGGCGTACCAGCTGCTGCGCGACGTGGCCGGCTACACCCCCGCGCAGATCGCGGAGATCTTCCGCACCTGGAACACCGGGCGGCTCGACTCGTATCTGATCGAGATCACGGCCGAGGTGCTGGCGCACGTGGACGAGGCGACCGGCAAGCCGTTCGTGGACGTGGTCGTGGACCAGGCGGAGCAGAAAGGCACCGGCCGCTGGACCGTCCAGATCGCGCTGGACCTGGGCGTTCCGGTGTCCGGCATCGCCGAGGCCGTCTTCGCGCGGTCCCTGTCGGGTCACGCCGCGCTGCGCGAGGCCTCCCGCTCGCTGGCCGGCCCGAAGGCCACGCCGCTCAGCGCGGCCGAGGCGGGTGCCTTCGCCGACCGGGTCGAGCAGGCGCTGTACGCGTCCAAGATCGTGTCGTACACCCAGGGCTTCCACGAGATCGACGCGGCCCGCGACGAGTACGACTGGAACATCGACCTGGGCAGGGTCGCCTCCATCTGGCGTGGCGGCTGCATCATCCGGGCGGCGTTCCTCGACCGGATCCGCGCGGCGTACGACGCGCGGCCCGACCTGCCGAGCCTGCTCTCCGACGAGACGTTCGCCCAGGAGATCGCGGCGGCGCAGGACGACTGGCGTGAGGTGCTGGTCGCCGCCACGCGTCAGGGTGTGCCCACGCCCGGTTTCGCCGCGGCGCTGGCGTACTACGACGCGCTGCGTGCCGAGCGGTTGCCTGCGGCGCTCACGCAGGGGCAGCGGGACTTCTTCGGGGCGCACACGTATCGGAGGGTGGACCGGGAGGGGTCGTTCCACACGATGTGGGGGCAGGGGCGGTCTGAGATCGAGGCCTAA
- a CDS encoding GNAT family N-acetyltransferase: MSDVQIRDDRAAGRLEAFAGDELAGHIQYFVLESPQGALVPVHTIVEPAHEGKGVAGSLARELYGIAAREGVVVAPLCPYVVRWAERHPDEAPAADPELLRAAKDWLSAHPEGF, translated from the coding sequence ATGAGCGACGTACAGATCCGCGACGACCGGGCGGCCGGCCGACTGGAGGCCTTCGCCGGCGACGAGTTGGCAGGTCACATCCAGTACTTCGTCCTCGAATCCCCGCAGGGCGCGCTCGTCCCGGTCCACACGATCGTCGAGCCCGCGCACGAGGGCAAGGGCGTCGCGGGCTCGCTGGCACGGGAGCTGTACGGCATCGCGGCCCGCGAGGGCGTGGTCGTGGCACCCCTGTGCCCGTACGTCGTCAGGTGGGCCGAACGCCACCCCGACGAGGCCCCGGCCGCCGACCCCGAGCTGCTGCGGGCCGCGAAGGACTGGCTCAGCGCGCACCCCGAGGGGTTCTGA
- the panD gene encoding aspartate 1-decarboxylase: MLRTLFKSKIHRATVTQADLHYVGSVTIDADLLDAADLLPGELVHIVDITNGARLETYVIEGERGSGVVGINGAAAHLVHPGDLVIIISYAQVSDAEARTLEPRVVHVDRDNRIVALGADASEPVPGSDQRRSPQAVTA; the protein is encoded by the coding sequence GTGCTGCGTACTCTGTTCAAGTCCAAGATTCACCGTGCCACGGTCACCCAGGCCGACCTGCACTATGTCGGATCGGTGACCATCGACGCCGACCTGCTCGACGCCGCCGATCTGCTGCCCGGCGAGCTCGTGCACATCGTGGACATCACCAACGGCGCCCGCCTGGAGACGTACGTCATCGAGGGCGAGCGGGGCTCGGGGGTCGTCGGGATCAACGGTGCCGCGGCCCATCTCGTCCATCCCGGAGATCTCGTGATCATCATCAGTTACGCTCAGGTCTCCGACGCCGAGGCCCGGACCCTGGAGCCCAGGGTCGTGCACGTGGACCGCGACAACCGGATCGTGGCTCTCGGGGCGGACGCGTCCGAGCCGGTGCCGGGTTCGGACCAGCGGCGCAGCCCGCAGGCCGTCACCGCCTGA
- a CDS encoding glycerate kinase, which produces MADGGEGSVAATCAGRFGSEKIMVTGPTGRPVTAEVAVRGRTVLIEAAAICGLGVLPGGRKAPLTATSRGIGQALQYALADEADTIVLALGGVATTDGGAGLLQSLGATLAGEDGTPIGLGGAGLAALRTVHLAEARAALAGVDLVLATDVDNPLLGTAGAAAVYGPQKGATASEVRELDDALAGFVRRLEAAGVAEAAGLADVPGAGAAGGLGYAGMLLGGRVRSWPTTSSPRSVPTNCWPGATSSSPARATRESLQIRKTWSGEREARLDAFRWLDRYNTCGASAVVGPLDRLMFRDRMKPRAAECVNDFQVDAEDGSVLEEVLAWRIVR; this is translated from the coding sequence TTGGCGGACGGGGGCGAGGGGAGCGTGGCCGCCACCTGCGCGGGCCGGTTCGGCTCCGAGAAGATCATGGTGACCGGCCCGACCGGCCGGCCCGTCACGGCCGAGGTCGCGGTGCGCGGCCGTACCGTTCTCATCGAGGCGGCGGCCATCTGCGGACTGGGTGTTCTGCCGGGCGGGCGCAAGGCGCCCCTCACGGCCACCAGCCGAGGCATCGGCCAGGCCCTCCAGTACGCGCTGGCCGACGAGGCGGACACGATCGTCCTCGCGCTCGGAGGGGTCGCCACCACCGACGGTGGCGCGGGCCTGCTGCAGTCCCTCGGCGCGACGCTGGCCGGGGAGGACGGCACACCGATCGGCCTGGGCGGCGCGGGACTCGCCGCTCTCCGCACGGTTCACCTCGCCGAGGCCCGCGCGGCCTTGGCGGGAGTGGACCTCGTCCTCGCCACCGACGTGGACAACCCGCTGCTCGGGACGGCGGGCGCGGCCGCCGTCTACGGCCCCCAGAAGGGGGCGACCGCAAGCGAGGTGCGGGAACTGGACGACGCGCTCGCCGGCTTCGTACGGCGACTGGAAGCGGCGGGCGTCGCAGAAGCGGCAGGTCTCGCCGATGTCCCCGGTGCCGGGGCGGCCGGCGGGCTCGGGTATGCCGGGATGCTGCTGGGCGGGCGGGTGCGGTCGTGGCCGACTACTTCCTCACCCCGCTCGGTGCCGACGAACTGCTGGCCGGGAGCGACCTCGTCGTCACCGGCGAGGGCAACACGCGAGTCGCTGCAGATCCGCAAGACCTGGTCCGGCGAACGCGAGGCACGCCTCGACGCATTCCGCTGGCTCGACCGCTACAACACCTGTGGGGCATCAGCAGTCGTCGGTCCACTCGACCGCCTAATGTTTCGGGACCGGATGAAGCCCCGGGCTGCCGAGTGCGTGAACGACTTCCAGGTCGATGCGGAGGATGGCTCCGTGCTCGAAGAAGTGCTTGCCTGGCGCATCGTCAGGTAA
- a CDS encoding SMP-30/gluconolactonase/LRE family protein, giving the protein MTSTAPSATLLVEGAYELAEGGRWFDGRYVYVDILSGRLFEVPDDRDDTGPTELACLDVPLGAVAPVYGRPDTWIAAAGTGIALLTPDGTLEWLDRPEDRTPVPSRMNDGVADRAGRFWAGSMAYDGTPSAGSLYRTDPDGTVVRVLDGLTIANGPAFTADGTTMYVADTAVGTVLRCRVDPVSGDLTGGPETFAQLRDGEGSPDGMTVDEEGCLWVALWGAGAVRRYHPDGRLLHTLTVPAPHPTSVCLHPDDNRLFVTTARYGVRDPTAISGAVLGIPVPIRGTAACSWRGRL; this is encoded by the coding sequence ATGACATCAACGGCACCGTCGGCGACGCTCCTCGTGGAGGGAGCATACGAACTCGCCGAGGGCGGCCGCTGGTTCGACGGCCGGTACGTGTACGTCGACATCCTCAGCGGCCGGCTCTTCGAAGTGCCCGACGACCGCGACGACACCGGACCGACCGAACTCGCCTGTCTCGACGTACCGTTGGGCGCCGTCGCGCCGGTGTACGGCCGACCGGACACCTGGATCGCCGCCGCGGGCACCGGCATCGCGCTGCTCACCCCCGACGGCACCCTGGAATGGCTGGACCGCCCCGAGGACCGCACCCCGGTCCCCAGCCGGATGAACGACGGCGTCGCAGACCGCGCCGGGCGCTTCTGGGCCGGCAGCATGGCCTACGACGGCACCCCCAGCGCGGGCTCCCTCTACCGCACGGACCCCGACGGCACGGTGGTACGCGTCCTCGACGGCCTGACCATCGCCAACGGCCCGGCGTTCACCGCCGACGGCACCACCATGTACGTCGCCGACACGGCCGTCGGCACCGTCCTGCGCTGCCGGGTCGACCCCGTCTCGGGCGACCTCACCGGTGGCCCGGAAACCTTCGCCCAACTGCGTGACGGCGAAGGCAGCCCCGACGGAATGACCGTCGACGAGGAGGGCTGTCTGTGGGTCGCGCTGTGGGGAGCCGGGGCGGTCCGCCGCTACCATCCCGACGGACGCCTGCTCCACACCCTGACCGTCCCCGCCCCGCACCCCACGTCGGTGTGTCTGCACCCCGACGACAACCGCCTCTTCGTCACCACGGCCCGGTACGGGGTGCGGGACCCGACCGCGATCTCCGGCGCGGTACTCGGCATCCCCGTACCGATCAGGGGAACGGCAGCCTGCTCCTGGCGGGGCCGGCTCTGA
- a CDS encoding sugar kinase — MAALRAHGALRLGGSLGLSVAGAESNVAIGLARLGHRVRWAGRVGADELGALVLRTLRAEGVDIDHAVTDDTGRPTGLLLTEPRLGTLTRVSYYRAGSAGSAVLPADVLPALAPEPRILHLTGITPALSRSAAEAALAAATTAREAGITVCLDVNHRSRLWTADRARTALRPLLARTDLLIASEDELPLALERPGAGESEAVHSILAAGVTEVVIKRGAQGATSVTADGATDRAARQVHAVDLVGAGDAFVAGYLSGLLDGADVPARLHRAVTTAAFAVATRGDWEGLPTRDELGLFDQPDGTTIR; from the coding sequence ATGGCGGCGCTCCGCGCCCACGGCGCACTGCGGCTCGGCGGCAGCCTCGGCCTGTCGGTCGCGGGAGCCGAGTCCAACGTCGCCATCGGCCTCGCCCGGCTCGGGCACCGGGTGCGCTGGGCCGGCCGGGTCGGCGCGGACGAACTCGGCGCGCTGGTACTGCGCACCCTGCGCGCCGAGGGCGTCGACATCGACCACGCGGTCACCGACGACACCGGCCGCCCCACGGGACTGCTGCTCACCGAACCCCGCCTGGGCACGCTCACGCGCGTCAGCTACTACCGTGCCGGTTCCGCCGGTTCGGCCGTCTTACCGGCCGACGTCCTGCCCGCGCTGGCTCCGGAACCCCGCATCCTGCATCTGACCGGCATCACACCGGCGCTCAGCCGTTCGGCGGCCGAGGCCGCCCTGGCCGCCGCCACCACAGCCCGCGAAGCGGGCATCACCGTATGCCTCGACGTCAACCACCGCTCCCGGCTGTGGACCGCCGACCGCGCCCGCACCGCCCTCCGGCCGCTGTTGGCCCGTACCGACCTGCTCATCGCCTCCGAGGACGAACTGCCGCTGGCGCTGGAACGACCCGGTGCGGGCGAATCCGAGGCCGTGCACAGCATCCTGGCGGCAGGCGTGACCGAGGTGGTCATCAAACGGGGCGCACAGGGCGCGACCAGCGTCACCGCCGACGGGGCGACCGACCGCGCGGCGCGCCAGGTCCACGCCGTCGACCTGGTCGGCGCGGGCGACGCCTTCGTGGCCGGATACCTGTCCGGACTCCTCGACGGCGCGGACGTCCCCGCCCGGCTGCACCGAGCCGTCACCACCGCGGCGTTCGCCGTCGCCACCCGGGGCGACTGGGAGGGCCTTCCCACGCGGGACGAACTCGGCCTGTTCGACCAGCCCGACGGCACCACCATCCGCTGA
- a CDS encoding bifunctional 4-hydroxy-2-oxoglutarate aldolase/2-dehydro-3-deoxy-phosphogluconate aldolase produces MNLVESLRAHRLLAIVRGKDPSAALHTVRTLTEEGVAAIEVSLTTADALTVIRQARAELGPDALLGAGTVRSAADAARAVDAGASYLVTPALVDGLEPYGIPVLMGALTPTEIELALARGAAAIKLFPGTLGGPGYLRALRDPFPEVPFVPVGGVDAQVARDYLERGALAVGVGSPLVGDAADGGDLDQLRARAAEFRKVAAGETP; encoded by the coding sequence ATGAACCTGGTGGAATCCCTCCGAGCCCACCGCCTGCTGGCGATCGTGCGGGGCAAGGACCCCTCAGCGGCCCTGCACACCGTACGCACTCTCACCGAGGAGGGCGTCGCGGCCATCGAGGTCTCACTGACCACCGCCGACGCCCTGACCGTCATCCGGCAGGCCCGCGCCGAACTCGGCCCCGACGCACTCCTCGGCGCTGGAACCGTGCGCTCGGCGGCGGACGCGGCCCGCGCCGTGGACGCCGGTGCGTCGTACCTCGTCACTCCGGCTCTGGTCGACGGGCTGGAGCCCTACGGCATACCCGTACTGATGGGTGCCCTGACGCCGACCGAGATCGAACTCGCCCTCGCACGGGGTGCCGCCGCGATCAAACTCTTCCCCGGCACTCTGGGCGGCCCCGGTTATCTGCGGGCCCTGCGCGACCCCTTCCCCGAGGTGCCGTTCGTACCCGTCGGCGGAGTGGACGCGCAGGTGGCCCGCGACTATCTGGAGCGGGGTGCCCTCGCCGTGGGCGTCGGCTCACCTCTTGTGGGGGACGCGGCCGACGGTGGCGACCTCGATCAACTCCGGGCCCGAGCGGCCGAGTTCCGCAAGGTGGCCGCAGGGGAGACACCGTGA
- the dgoD gene encoding galactonate dehydratase has product MKITGLETFLVAPRWLFLRVATDEGVTGWGEPVIEGRAETVRAAVHELADYLVGRDPLRIEDHWQVLTKGGFYRGGPILSSAVAGIDQALWDIAGKTYGVPVHRLLGGPVRDRVRMYAWIGGDRPSDVAELAEEQMKAGFTAVKMNASAELAPIDTPARTAEVVERVAAVREVLGDERDIAVDFHGRASTAMSRRLLPLLEPLHPLFVEEPVAPEHSGHLRSLVESTSIPLATGERLYSRWDFREVMTSGIAVAQPDLSHAGGISEVRRIAAMAETYDVALAPHCPLGPIALAASLQIAFSVPNFLIQEQSMGIHYNQQCDLLEYVMDPEPFRFQDGYAVAASRPGLGVDIDEKAVRRAAETGHRWRNPVWRGADGGFTEW; this is encoded by the coding sequence TTGAAGATAACCGGACTTGAGACGTTCCTGGTGGCCCCGCGCTGGCTGTTCCTGCGCGTCGCCACCGACGAGGGCGTCACCGGCTGGGGCGAGCCCGTGATCGAGGGCCGCGCCGAGACCGTACGCGCCGCGGTCCACGAACTGGCCGACTACCTCGTCGGCCGGGACCCGCTGCGCATCGAGGACCACTGGCAGGTGCTCACCAAGGGCGGCTTCTACCGGGGCGGCCCCATCCTCTCCAGCGCCGTCGCCGGCATCGACCAGGCCCTGTGGGACATCGCGGGCAAGACCTACGGCGTCCCGGTGCACCGCCTCCTCGGCGGCCCCGTACGCGACCGCGTCCGGATGTACGCCTGGATCGGCGGCGACCGCCCCAGCGATGTCGCGGAGCTGGCCGAGGAGCAGATGAAGGCGGGCTTCACCGCCGTGAAGATGAACGCCTCGGCCGAACTCGCCCCGATCGACACCCCGGCACGCACCGCCGAGGTCGTCGAGCGCGTCGCTGCCGTCCGCGAGGTGCTGGGCGACGAGCGGGACATCGCCGTCGACTTCCACGGCAGGGCCTCCACCGCCATGTCACGCCGCCTGCTGCCCCTGCTGGAACCGCTGCACCCGCTGTTCGTCGAGGAACCCGTCGCACCGGAACACTCGGGCCACCTGCGCAGCCTGGTGGAGTCCACGAGCATCCCGCTCGCCACCGGCGAACGCCTGTACTCCCGCTGGGACTTCCGCGAGGTCATGACCAGCGGCATCGCCGTCGCCCAGCCCGACCTCTCGCACGCCGGCGGCATCTCCGAGGTCCGCCGCATCGCCGCTATGGCCGAGACGTACGACGTCGCCCTGGCCCCGCACTGCCCCCTCGGCCCCATCGCCCTGGCCGCAAGCCTGCAGATCGCCTTCTCCGTGCCGAACTTCCTCATCCAGGAACAGAGCATGGGCATCCACTACAACCAGCAGTGCGACCTGCTGGAGTACGTGATGGACCCCGAACCCTTCCGCTTCCAGGACGGATACGCCGTCGCCGCCTCCCGCCCCGGCCTCGGCGTCGACATCGACGAGAAGGCGGTACGCCGCGCCGCCGAGACCGGACACCGCTGGCGCAACCCCGTATGGCGGGGCGCGGACGGGGGTTTCACCGAGTGGTGA
- a CDS encoding FadR/GntR family transcriptional regulator, producing MVTHPGRGLHGQAVEELGRRIIRGDYPPGSVVDPVKFETELGVSKTVVREALRVLASKGLLESKQKRGTTIRPRADWNLLDSDLLRWQGSSAPTDGFLEDLAEVRAIVEPAGARLAAARRTPADLDALRQALDAMAAAGTDADAMVEADLAFHRALLDAAHNELLSRMEVVIEAGLRVRDRIVHGARHFSDSIPVHQELLAAVEAGDPDAAVAAVESLLAQASQDLAAVKAQEDLADLATDPLPEESP from the coding sequence GTGGTGACTCATCCCGGTAGGGGGCTGCACGGCCAGGCGGTGGAGGAGCTGGGCCGGCGCATCATTCGTGGCGACTACCCCCCGGGCTCCGTGGTGGACCCCGTCAAGTTCGAGACCGAGCTGGGCGTCAGCAAGACCGTCGTGCGCGAGGCGCTGCGCGTGCTGGCGTCCAAGGGCCTGCTGGAGTCGAAGCAGAAACGCGGGACGACCATCCGGCCCCGCGCCGACTGGAACCTGCTCGACAGCGACCTGCTGCGCTGGCAGGGCAGCAGCGCCCCCACCGACGGCTTCCTGGAGGATCTCGCCGAGGTCCGCGCGATAGTCGAGCCCGCCGGAGCCAGGCTCGCCGCGGCCCGCCGCACCCCCGCCGACCTGGACGCGCTGCGGCAGGCACTCGACGCGATGGCGGCGGCCGGGACGGACGCGGACGCGATGGTCGAGGCGGACCTGGCCTTCCACCGCGCCCTGCTGGACGCCGCGCACAACGAACTGCTCAGCCGGATGGAGGTCGTCATCGAGGCCGGTCTGCGTGTCCGTGACCGCATCGTGCACGGCGCCCGGCACTTCTCCGACTCCATCCCCGTGCACCAGGAACTGCTGGCGGCGGTCGAGGCGGGTGATCCGGACGCGGCGGTGGCCGCCGTCGAGTCACTGCTCGCGCAGGCGTCCCAGGACCTGGCGGCCGTAAAGGCCCAGGAAGACCTCGCCGACCTCGCGACCGACCCGCTCCCCGAGGAATCCCCTTGA
- a CDS encoding SDR family NAD(P)-dependent oxidoreductase: protein MAGRVAVITGAAHGIGAATARRLADEGATVVVTDVDDTAGKTLAAGIEDAGGRAEYVRCDVTSAADWANLARHVDERHGRLDVLHSNAFAQLNKPAHELSEAEWDGQMAVLLKPAWRGMKTFAAMLREASGSVVLTSSVHAVMGLPGHAAYAAAKGALCSLGRQLAVEYGPDIRVNTVLPGPILTAAWDGIPESERARSVAATAAKRFGQPEEVASAVAFLASADASYVTGASLVIDGGWSVMKESS from the coding sequence ATGGCGGGACGCGTGGCGGTGATCACCGGCGCCGCGCACGGGATAGGCGCGGCCACGGCGCGAAGGCTCGCCGACGAGGGTGCGACCGTCGTGGTCACGGACGTGGACGACACGGCGGGCAAGACGCTCGCCGCGGGCATCGAGGACGCCGGCGGCCGGGCGGAGTACGTACGGTGCGATGTGACCTCGGCCGCCGACTGGGCGAACCTGGCCCGCCACGTCGACGAGCGGCACGGGCGGCTGGACGTGCTGCACAGCAACGCCTTCGCCCAACTCAACAAGCCCGCCCACGAGTTGAGCGAGGCCGAGTGGGACGGTCAGATGGCCGTACTGCTGAAGCCGGCCTGGCGCGGGATGAAGACCTTCGCGGCCATGCTGCGCGAGGCGTCGGGATCCGTCGTCCTCACCTCCTCGGTACACGCCGTCATGGGCCTGCCCGGCCACGCCGCCTACGCGGCCGCGAAGGGCGCGCTGTGCTCGCTGGGGCGGCAACTGGCTGTCGAGTACGGGCCGGACATCCGGGTCAACACGGTGCTGCCCGGCCCCATCCTCACCGCGGCCTGGGACGGCATCCCGGAGTCCGAGCGGGCGCGCAGCGTGGCGGCCACGGCGGCGAAGCGGTTCGGGCAGCCGGAGGAGGTCGCCTCGGCGGTCGCGTTCCTGGCATCTGCGGACGCCTCCTATGTGACCGGCGCGAGCCTGGTGATCGATGGAGGATGGAGCGTCATGAAGGAGTCCTCGTGA